The stretch of DNA TACATTTGTTATTGTACAatgttgatacattattattaactgaagtttAATCAAGtgtccttagtttttacctaatatcCTTTTCCTGTTCTAGAATCCCATCCAGGGTACCATATTGCATTCAGTCCTCAGGTCTCCTTTGGCTCTTCTtgactgtgacagtttctcacaCTTTCCTTGTTCTGGGAAGACCTTAAGAGTTTTGAAGGTTACTGGTCAGGTATATTGTAGAATGGCTCACCATTGGGATTATCTTATGTTTTTATCATAAGAGTGGAGTTAcaggtttgggggaggaaaatTACAcaggtaaagtgccattttcatcacatcatataaAGGGCACATACTATAAACGTGAAGTAGTGTTTGTGTTGTTCTCCGCTGTCAGGTTACTTTCCTCACCCCATTTCCATACTGTTCTGTTTGTAAGGAAGTCACTCTGTACAGCCTGTACCTAAGGAATGGGGAGTTATactccctctgcccatttttattattgagttatgagaattcttttttttttttttcaacgtttatttgtttttgggacagagagagacagagcatgaatgggggaggggcagagagagagggagacacagaatcggaaacaggcttcaggctctgagccatcagcccagagcccaacgcggagctcgaactcaccgaccgcgagatcgtgacctggctgaagtcagacgcttaaccgactgcgccacccaggcgccccgagaattctttatatattctaaatatagatcctttatcagatagatgatttacagatattttcccCCACCAGTGGGTTTCCTGCCTTTTCACTTCTTGGTtttcctttgaagcacaaaagattttagttttgatgaagttcaatttatcagtCTTCTTTTTATCACTTGTGTTTCAGCATCTTAGCTAAGAACTCTTTACCAATATCATTAAGAAATACTCTTGTGTttacttctaagagttttatagtttcagcacTTACATTTACGTCTCTGATCTacattgagttaatttttgtgtatgatataagacATGATCcaaatttattcatttgcatgtggGTATCCAGTTACCCCAGCACCATTCACCAGTTGTTGAAAAGctgctttgtcaaaaatctgTTGACTAACTATATGTGttagagtttatttctggacattCAGTTCTAATTCTCTTGGTCTTTATGTCTGTCCCGTGCCAGGGCTGGACTGTTTCCATTACTGCaactttgtttttgaaatcaggaagcatgaggggcgcctgggtggctcagttggttaagcgaccaactgcagctcaggtcatgatctcgcagtttgtgagttcgagccccgctttgggctctgtgctgacagctcagagcctggagcctgcttcagattctgtgtctccctctctctctacccctcccctgctcatgctctgtgtctctccatctctcaataataaataaacgttaaaaaaatttagaaaaaaaaaaaaggaagcatgaGTCCCccatgtttgttctttttcaagatcattttggctattatgtgtcccttggcatttaaaaaaaaaatttttttttaatgtttatttttgagagagagagacagagtgagagcaggggaggggcagagagagagagggagacacaatctgaagcaggctccaggctccgagctgtcaacacagagcccaacatggtgctagaactcacaaaccgcaagataatgacttgagccgaagtcggaggcttaactgattgagccatccaagtgcccttcccttgcatttttatttgagtTTCAGGATTAGTTTGTCAAATTCTGCAAACATAAACACTTTTTCAATGATTATAAAACTACAAATCTAAGGACCTTCAGCTGAGGTAATGAAATGCCTGTGATTCTAAAATGGGCGCATACCTCACAGAATACATGTTTCACCCTCCAATAtacatatgtacttttttttttttttttttttttttttttttagcattttctttatccattcattcatcagtggatatttagggttgtttccatgtctcactctgtaaataatgctgcagtaaacatgggggtacaCATATCTTTTTAgaatagtgatttcatttcttttcaatatatcCCCAGAAGTGAAGTTTCTGGATGGGAGTATACCTAATACTTTCAACAACTTTCCTAACTTCATTCAGACAACATCTATCATTTACCTGATATGTGCTGAGGTCAGTGTTGGGTATTAGGTCCTCAGTGATTATTAAGCTCCTGCTTCTttgggagactgggtggctcagtcagttaaacatctgacactggattttagctcaggtcatgatctcatggtttgttagatcaagccccacgtcaggctctgcactgacaacatggaacctgcttgggattctccctctctctctgcccctctcctgcattctctctctctctgtcaataaataaacgtgtaaaataaaatgaaatgaaattctttgAGATTTCAAAGTCAATGTGgctaattaaaaagtaaaagagggtacctgagtggctcagtcggttaagtttccaacttcagctcaggtcatgatcgtgcagttcatgagttcgagacctgcatcaggttctgtggtgacagcacagagcctgcttgggattctcttcctccctttatctctgcccctgtcccactgtctgtctctctccctctctccctctctccccctctccccctctccccctctccctctctccctttctccctctctccctctctccctctctccctctctccctctctcaaaataaataaacttaaaaaaaaagtctctacatgaaaaaaaaaaaaacacaagtaaaagaggggtacatgggtggctcagttggttgagcatccgacttcagctcaggtcatgatctcacagtttgtgagttcaagtcccacatcctCTGCCTGGGACTGTCtactctctctgcctgctcccccaGTCAGTCAATCAGTCAAGTAAAGGAGTAAGCAGagtatcattttgttttcaagcaGTACACAACCCCTGTTCCCCAACCAGCCTTCAGCATTATACCACCTGGGAAATGAGTGTTCCCCTACCTCCTCCCTAAGATTCTCAACTAAGTTGAGAACAGGTATTCTTCCAGCAGGTaagggctctgagggagaatcttgCCTTAAGGGCTTTGCACAGTGAACAGTTTGGAGAGGagaagagttttacagttttcctGAGAAGTTATAATGAAGGATTCAACTAAGATGGTgctggaacagagtagaaaagcCCAGAATTTACACAGACGGTTTAATGAATGCCATAGTGTCTGGAGAAGAGATACACTAAACCATTTGGGGTAAATGCAGTTAGGAATTTATAAATAGGATAGAATTGTCTGCTATGATGTAGAAAGTAGGCTggtttcaaaaagataaataccatgtaGGGCATTAGGATTTTGAGGCTACCTTATGTTTTTGGAATCTGTACAAACTTGTGGAATCCAATATGCATTTATCCATCAAGTATTTGCTGActccaaacatttttaaacattgtgTCCTATCCTAGCATAGTTATTAAGTTTATCATTTTAACTATTCTCAGGTCCAGtaagataagaaagaaagcagagcaaaggaaaagcagtttttctttaaatggcaGGCACTGTACCAGGTGGTGGTTTAcatgtgttatttaatttaatcctcaaagtAGCACTGAGGTAAGTGTACTTCTCCTCTTTTTCAaaggaggaaacagactcagTGAGGTAAGTAAGATCACAGAGCCCACCTGCCTTCAGAGTTGCTGTTCTTTCTCTCAGAATTGCTGCTGTCAGTATCAGTTGAGAAATGGATAAGGAAGTTCTAGGAAGACACTAGTGATAGCATTTGTTGGTTTGACCTAactgtattcatttattaattccacAGATTTATTGAGTGCTATTATATACCAGGTATTATGCTGGGCAATAAGGAAAGGGAGAGACCAAGATAAACATGACCCTTAACCcccatggagtttatattctagtgagaATTAGTTCTTTAGGTTGAAGATTGATTTGCATTTAGCTTTATCTGTTTACTGCAGGTATTTTGTTaacatatgtgtatgcatgcaaatatgtacataatttacatgtatatgtataactGCTAGTTTTCTAAAAAGAGcaaggaagaaaattttttttgtagtttaacAAGTTCAGGGAACTTCATACTGCATCTTATACCTAGGATTTCAGAGAAATTCTGAACAATAAAACTTCTTTATGAATTGCATTTACATTCTtagaaagttttttgtttgttttttaatgtttcatagtagaaagtttttaatttattgagaagtGAAGAGTATACTAAACCCACATGTATCTGTCACTCAGCTTCAATAATTACCAGCTCATGACCAGCCTTGTAGGGAAGCAGTTACTGTAAGTAATTTGGTTCAAAACTAATGTTCAACTTATATATTAATCTCTTTAACATAGGTTTTGTGTGTAACTGTTCTTTTTCAAAGAGGTAATTTATTTATGATTAATTTAGTATTATTCAGGTAATAAGATGGTCATTGAATAATATAAGCTATTATTGTGGGTCTTCTTTATTAATGTTTTAGAATGGAAGCTTCTTAAGACTCTGGATTACGTATAAGTCTCCGTATTGTAGTTAATTATCTAGGTACGTAAGTACGTTTAAATAACTAATACCAAGAGAAGGGTGTTAGTTCAAAATTATCTATTTTCTGCCAAGTACACTTTTGGCCCTCTGTCATATTTTgcataaaagaacaaaaccaatgGTACAGTGTACTAactttgtaatttactttttgaGTTGGATCTTTTTTGTCACTGTTGGTTGCATGATTAAATTCATGAAAGTATAgcacacagttttgtttttttttatgattgcatacttatttggatttatttctcttgggcAGAAGGAAATGTACAAATTACAACTGGAACTCTGCTTATATCTACTGAAGAAGTACAAGGTATGAAGGTCAATGGGACTAAGACGGATTATAATGAAGGACACAAGAATGGCAATGTGAGTAAAGGTCTCTCAGCTGGGTGCAGCGAATACCCAGAAGTAGACAAAACCATGACCAGTGGTGAGGTTTCAGAAACCAGCACATTAGTTTCCCTAGAGCCTTTAACCTTTGTGGACCCTGGATTAACAGAAGCATcttctaaagaaaaagaatgtgaagaATTAAAAACTTGTCCTTCTTGGTTGTCATTATTACCAGGGAACAGTGCCATTTCCAAAGTGGACAGTGAGAAGGAAGAGTTGTCTAAGTTAAACCTTGTCTGTGAAGCAGATGACAATCACCAACAGATTCTCGGCCACCATAATGAAAACCACAGTTTTGCCCATGGCAGTCCCAGGGCCACAAGAAATGTAGTTTGTGTAGAACCCttagaagaaaattctgacatttCATATTTCTCATCAAGTTTGTCTGGTCCAGAATCCAGAACAACATCCTTAGAAACATGTGGTTTTGATGGCTTGCTGAAGGGATCTGCTAAGAAGACAGACAATTCCTGTTTTGATGGGGGTGATCAAAGCAAGAACTTGGCTActagaagagaaaatgaacagtTTTTGAACCTTAGGAGTGAAAGAGGGGAACTCTTTCTTGTTAATGCCAGGCAACCAGAAGAGGATGCTAATGGTCATTGTCCTGGTGAAAAAGAGACTGTTACCTCCCCAAAAGTGAATATTCATGGTAACTGTTGCATTCAAGACAGTATCCGTACAGACAGCCCTGTTTCTTTAGTGCCCAATTCTTTCACCGAAGCCACAGAagtaacgttaaaaaaaaatgacttaaaaatcacTTTAGACACTCAAGGTAGCTTGACAAACCATGAGGACCATAGAGGAACTTCTACGGATATGAGCCATCCAGGTAGACACTCTGAAGAGAACAGTTTTTCCTCCTTAATGCAGATTGAAGAGCCAGAACAGACAACCACTATAGAGCCCAATATGGTAACTGAAAAGATTTACAGTAAAGACTCTAACTCCTTAGTCTGCACCCAGAAAAATCTGGAAGGCAACACCCAGTTAAATGAAGCATCATGTAATGAAtttctgaatgaaagaaaatccCTTGTGAGTTTAATGCCAGAGGACCAGATAAGTCCTATGAATGAGGTGTCAAAACCCAAGAAAGATACTGCTCAGTTACCACTATCCCTAGAATTTGATTACAGACCTGAGTCAGAGCAAGCTGTACAGACCTCACTGGACGATAGTTCACATTTAGATGAGCAGAGCACTGCCTGTGAGATGAATGAACTTCCTCGTACCAATGAACTGgttataaacaaaatagaaagtgaaTGTGCTTTAAATCAAGTGCCCCTTAATTCTCAAGACCATGCAAAGTTGTCAGCTAACAAAGAGATGCCTTTAGCAACAAGCGAGGATTCCCAACAGAGCCATCACCCTCCATTAGAGGATGGAGCAGATGTCACTGCTGATACCCAGACCATTcccatcaaaacaaaaatgaaagacatcTCTCCATCAGGTGACAAAACCTGTGGTGCCTCTTCAAACAATCCCACCTTAAACATCAAACCAGGAAGcctagaaagaaaagacaagatggCTGATTCAGGAATAGTACATCTACATTCCAGCCttctctcaagaaagaaagaatcagcagTCTTGCCTCAAGAGGTCTCTGCTATGGAATGTCAAAGTGTTCAATCTCAGGATCTCTCTAGCTGTCATTGTGTAAATAAAAATGCACGAGAAAAGAGCATGTGTTCTGTTTGTGCTGCGTTTGAGTCCAGCAGAATCATCCTAGAAGTTGAAAACTCTTTAATAACCAAGTGTGAAGATGCATTTCAGCACAGCAATGACCACTCCCAAAGAAGAGAAGTCTGCACAGAAAGTAGCACCCATAAAGTGGGTTACACATCAGAAGAAAGTGAACTTGCTAGGGGAGAAACTAAAGGCAGCCTCCCAGGAAATAAGATCAGAAACGATACACCAGTAGGCATGTTAAGTAGTGAAGCTTCAGACAAAACCATTCCCACCACCAGTCACACCCAGCCCCGTGAGGAAGGTCTGAAAGCAAAGGAATGGGATGTACCTAAAGAGACCGTGTTTTGCGAGTATAACATCTCTGACTGTTCCACACCAGAACTAAATTTATCTGCAAACATTCCAAGCCCTGAAAAATTTTTGGAccagtctcctactattatgttCTCCAGTTTCAAAACCATGAGCCAAGCAGTTGAAACTCTTGAGCAAAAAGGAGATAAAGTTCTTGACTGCCAGAATAACCAAAACAGACCAGATGAATGCAGAAGTGAAGATAAACCAACTAAGCAGACACTACATGGTGATGCGAGGGAGACTGTTACAGAACCTAACAGAGAGGTAAGCAACAATCAAAAGGATCTGTTAGTTGGTTCAGGCAGTAACAACCCTTTGTCTGGTGGTAGTTCAAAGAAAGGCAATTTGAAAGGAGACGATGGACATATTTCTGGTTGTGAGGAGTCCACAGATGGCATGGTAGACACTGTCTACACAGACTGTGGTAGTAAGTCTACAGAAAGCATGTTGGACTTACAAACATCTAGTACCCTTGATGGTGGTGCAGGACAAGATGGGCTGACGTTACAGGATACCTCAGTGAGTACTCTGCCTCAGAGAGGAGAACTGAATGCTGCATTTATCAGAATGATTGACCAGGACTCAGATTTTCCAGATGCTACTTCCTCTAAAGGGGAGCCTCTGGAAATGAAAAAATCATGTGAAGAGAAAGTATGCAGATCATTAAAAGATTGTGAAGTGGAAGTGTGTCCATGTCCAGACTCTTGTGCCAGTGAGATAGAGTCTATTGCAGATCATGaatcaaatacaaaaatattggaTGGTATAAATGTGTCCTTAGATAATACTTATCATGAAGAGCAAGTTAAAGAAGCATCCCTGAGAGAAACACAAGGAATGATTGAAGGATCAAGACTGGAAATAAATTCTGAGTTTGACAAGGAAAATACCTTTGGAATTTCCTCAGAAGAGTTACTGTCTTCTGGATGCCCAGATGAGAGCCCTGTTCCCATAGGGAGCCTGAAATCCATTGAGACAATGCCTTTGTATCTGTTTTCTcaagaaaattcagaaagtaaTGTTAATAGTGGAGAAACTGAGCTGAAAAAACCTTTTAAACCAAAAGATGGTAAAATCCTTTGTGAAAACATAGAGCACCGCACAGTCCTGCTTGAGACGAAGGAAGGAGCGCCAGGGGATGGGAGTAATTCTAGTGAAGGACTCAGAATAGACAGCAGTATGCAAAATTTGCCTTTGACAATGGAAACAGAAACTAAGTTGAAAggagaagaaactgaagcacatcAGAGGGGACCCCTGGGTTACTTAACTGTCAGTGAAGAGTCTGAGAAGATGATCACCAGAGAAGCTGGTAAtaataaagggagagagatttcTCAGACCCACTCTAAATCCCAGAGGATGCTTGGTGATACTGAAGAGCTACAAAGCCAGAGGGCTTTGGACTACATGTTGCAGAATGAAGAGGAATGTCTACATCAAAAAGACGCACACAGGATATTGGAACAATGTGCATCATCTAATGTGTTGTCAGATGAAGTGCAAGATAAGAACCAAACTAAGGATTGCAAAGGTGAGTCCACCATGATGAAGGAAATCACTCTAGCAAAGCTAGCCAAGGGCGGCACTGCTGCACAGTTTCAGAAGCTGGAAAATCCAAAGGAGGAAAGCTTGTGCCATCCATTAAAAACAGACATGGTGTCATACACAGATCCTTGCCTTCGTGGTGCCCCTCAGAAAGCACAAAACCCTAACTCTGCTGGATGTGATGAAATACACGGTGCCTTTGGGAACACTTCATATCAGAAAAGAGTGCTTCCCTTAAAGAAGCAGCCCCATCGAACATGTAAGAAAGTTTCCTATCAGGAGCAAGtcaacattgggaaaaaaataagtaaaatcagaagtTCTGCCTTTTTAAAGAGTTCCTCTGAAACCATCCCCACAAAAGCACACAGATTTCTCAGTTCATGTGCTATGTCTGCACCCGCACAATTGGAACCTGAAACAGTACCAACCAGGAGCTTAATGAGCCACATACCAAAGCAGAAGGTGACTCCGTGCCATTCCTTGAGGAGCCTGAATGTTAGGAAGCCTACCAAAGAATCAGCCTTACTAAACAAGCTGTCCATTCTTGCCTCCAGACTGGTCCCCGCCACAAAGACCCAGAAACTAAGATACCGGCGATGTTCCTCTGAACTTCTTCCAGTGGCTAAAAGCTACAAGCGGCTCAGATACAAAAGGTTTCTGGATGGATTTTCATACAATACAATGCAGCTGAATCCATATTTGGCAGCTAGTGGATGGGATAAGAGACCTAACAGTAAGCCCTTGACACTTTATTCGCTCGAAGCCATCAAAATGAGCTTCATAGATTT from Felis catus isolate Fca126 chromosome D3, F.catus_Fca126_mat1.0, whole genome shotgun sequence encodes:
- the PRR14L gene encoding protein PRR14L isoform X3 yields the protein MLSSGVETQPVPLDSSMSAVVQELYSELPVSVSKELHADPEPSVIPDVKPAASSSLISQSRAVPLELQRTCAESCCEETSGTLDHGGEPGRCGLVDTTAGGSVASGILDREEKTKSMELKVFRNQGDQAEIIRDPCEGAKEDPHQHSTAAEEKISPSQEDLLMQSSKEHLCTGLPEDCLRNKEGNVQITTGTLLISTEEVQGMKVNGTKTDYNEGHKNGNVSKGLSAGCSEYPEVDKTMTSGEVSETSTLVSLEPLTFVDPGLTEASSKEKECEELKTCPSWLSLLPGNSAISKVDSEKEELSKLNLVCEADDNHQQILGHHNENHSFAHGSPRATRNVVCVEPLEENSDISYFSSSLSGPESRTTSLETCGFDGLLKGSAKKTDNSCFDGGDQSKNLATRRENEQFLNLRSERGELFLVNARQPEEDANGHCPGEKETVTSPKVNIHGNCCIQDSIRTDSPVSLVPNSFTEATEVTLKKNDLKITLDTQGSLTNHEDHRGTSTDMSHPGRHSEENSFSSLMQIEEPEQTTTIEPNMVTEKIYSKDSNSLVCTQKNLEGNTQLNEASCNEFLNERKSLVSLMPEDQISPMNEVSKPKKDTAQLPLSLEFDYRPESEQAVQTSLDDSSHLDEQSTACEMNELPRTNELVINKIESECALNQVPLNSQDHAKLSANKEMPLATSEDSQQSHHPPLEDGADVTADTQTIPIKTKMKDISPSGDKTCGASSNNPTLNIKPGSLERKDKMADSGIVHLHSSLLSRKKESAVLPQEVSAMECQSVQSQDLSSCHCVNKNAREKSMCSVCAAFESSRIILEVENSLITKCEDAFQHSNDHSQRREVCTESSTHKVGYTSEESELARGETKGSLPGNKIRNDTPVGMLSSEASDKTIPTTSHTQPREEGLKAKEWDVPKETVFCEYNISDCSTPELNLSANIPSPEKFLDQSPTIMFSSFKTMSQAVETLEQKGDKVLDCQNNQNRPDECRSEDKPTKQTLHGDARETVTEPNREVSNNQKDLLVGSGSNNPLSGGSSKKGNLKGDDGHISGCEESTDGMVDTVYTDCGSKSTESMLDLQTSSTLDGGAGQDGLTLQDTSVSTLPQRGELNAAFIRMIDQDSDFPDATSSKGEPLEMKKSCEEKVCRSLKDCEVEVCPCPDSCASEIESIADHESNTKILDGINVSLDNTYHEEQVKEASLRETQGMIEGSRLEINSEFDKENTFGISSEELLSSGCPDESPVPIGSLKSIETMPLYLFSQENSESNVNSGETELKKPFKPKDGKILCENIEHRTVLLETKEGAPGDGSNSSEGLRIDSSMQNLPLTMETETKLKGEETEAHQRGPLGYLTVSEESEKMITREAGNNKGREISQTHSKSQRMLGDTEELQSQRALDYMLQNEEECLHQKDAHRILEQCASSNVLSDEVQDKNQTKDCKGESTMMKEITLAKLAKGGTAAQFQKLENPKEESLCHPLKTDMVSYTDPCLRGAPQKAQNPNSAGCDEIHGAFGNTSYQKRVLPLKKQPHRTCKKVSYQEQVNIGKKISKIRSSAFLKSSSETIPTKAHRFLSSCAMSAPAQLEPETVPTRSLMSHIPKQKVTPCHSLRSLNVRKPTKESALLNKLSILASRLVPATKTQKLRYRRCSSELLPVAKSYKRLRYKRFLDGFSYNTMQLNPYLAASGWDKRPNSKPLTLYSLEAIKMSFIDLSNKVPSLLFGSEIFPISFHMKSGSECMTESPRTFPEHCAPARLALGEAPRCLSQPPKWTFSFFLSHSCPGMATFREDTGPHGQAYAQAPSQPPGPLQDYGGTAIVQTRAGCSVLGLHTLLALCSPGCYRIWTKKRSFSSHMPTMQRLFMTQFTQGLKGLRSPASIADKVFCSLPYSVGRVLSIWSQRGPSTCPFEISTFHSTHSKRQPTLSTTNSHTMLPYVPLPGMEATYNTNGSQMRLEPPFPALVPKSCLVTDSAVTKLLLSASEFPVPGFDELDDVAAACPHPQSSPPEQKEAEPEKRPKKVSQIRIRKTIPKPDPNLTPMGLPRPKRLKKKEFSLEEIYTNKNYKSPPANRCLETIFEEPKERNGTLISISQQKRKRVLEFQDFTVPRKRRARGKVKVAGSFTRAQKAALQSRELDALLIQKLMELETFFAKEEEEQERSSGC
- the PRR14L gene encoding protein PRR14L isoform X5 produces the protein MQSSKEHLCTGLPEDCLRNKEGNVQITTGTLLISTEEVQGMKVNGTKTDYNEGHKNGNVSKGLSAGCSEYPEVDKTMTSGEVSETSTLVSLEPLTFVDPGLTEASSKEKECEELKTCPSWLSLLPGNSAISKVDSEKEELSKLNLVCEADDNHQQILGHHNENHSFAHGSPRATRNVVCVEPLEENSDISYFSSSLSGPESRTTSLETCGFDGLLKGSAKKTDNSCFDGGDQSKNLATRRENEQFLNLRSERGELFLVNARQPEEDANGHCPGEKETVTSPKVNIHGNCCIQDSIRTDSPVSLVPNSFTEATEVTLKKNDLKITLDTQGSLTNHEDHRGTSTDMSHPGRHSEENSFSSLMQIEEPEQTTTIEPNMVTEKIYSKDSNSLVCTQKNLEGNTQLNEASCNEFLNERKSLVSLMPEDQISPMNEVSKPKKDTAQLPLSLEFDYRPESEQAVQTSLDDSSHLDEQSTACEMNELPRTNELVINKIESECALNQVPLNSQDHAKLSANKEMPLATSEDSQQSHHPPLEDGADVTADTQTIPIKTKMKDISPSGDKTCGASSNNPTLNIKPGSLERKDKMADSGIVHLHSSLLSRKKESAVLPQEVSAMECQSVQSQDLSSCHCVNKNAREKSMCSVCAAFESSRIILEVENSLITKCEDAFQHSNDHSQRREVCTESSTHKVGYTSEESELARGETKGSLPGNKIRNDTPVGMLSSEASDKTIPTTSHTQPREEGLKAKEWDVPKETVFCEYNISDCSTPELNLSANIPSPEKFLDQSPTIMFSSFKTMSQAVETLEQKGDKVLDCQNNQNRPDECRSEDKPTKQTLHGDARETVTEPNREVSNNQKDLLVGSGSNNPLSGGSSKKGNLKGDDGHISGCEESTDGMVDTVYTDCGSKSTESMLDLQTSSTLDGGAGQDGLTLQDTSVSTLPQRGELNAAFIRMIDQDSDFPDATSSKGEPLEMKKSCEEKVCRSLKDCEVEVCPCPDSCASEIESIADHESNTKILDGINVSLDNTYHEEQVKEASLRETQGMIEGSRLEINSEFDKENTFGISSEELLSSGCPDESPVPIGSLKSIETMPLYLFSQENSESNVNSGETELKKPFKPKDGKILCENIEHRTVLLETKEGAPGDGSNSSEGLRIDSSMQNLPLTMETETKLKGEETEAHQRGPLGYLTVSEESEKMITREAGNNKGREISQTHSKSQRMLGDTEELQSQRALDYMLQNEEECLHQKDAHRILEQCASSNVLSDEVQDKNQTKDCKGESTMMKEITLAKLAKGGTAAQFQKLENPKEESLCHPLKTDMVSYTDPCLRGAPQKAQNPNSAGCDEIHGAFGNTSYQKRVLPLKKQPHRTCKKVSYQEQVNIGKKISKIRSSAFLKSSSETIPTKAHRFLSSCAMSAPAQLEPETVPTRSLMSHIPKQKVTPCHSLRSLNVRKPTKESALLNKLSILASRLVPATKTQKLRYRRCSSELLPVAKSYKRLRYKRFLDGFSYNTMQLNPYLAASGWDKRPNSKPLTLYSLEAIKMSFIDLSNKVPSLLFGSEIFPISFHMKSGSECMTESPRTFPEHCAPARLALGEAPRCLSQPPKWTFSFFLSHSCPGMATFREDTGPHGQAYAQAPSQPPGPLQDYGGTAIVQTRAGCSVLGLHTLLALCSPGCYRIWTKKRSFSSHMPTMQRLFMTQFTQGLKGLRSPASIADKVFCSLPYSVGRVLSIWSQRGPSTCPFEISTFHSTHSKRQPTLSTTNSHTMLPYVPLPGMEATYNTNGSQMRLEPPFPALVPKSCLVTDSAVTKLLLSASEFPVPGFDELDDVAAACPHPQSSPPEQKEAEPEKRPKKVSQIRIRKTIPKPDPNLTPMGLPRPKSKGMKSADLHRFCYQALKEQVSHCMGSTPKRSDQLKKKEFSLEEIYTNKNYKSPPANRCLETIFEEPKERNGTLISISQQKRKRVLEFQDFTVPRKRRARGKVKVAGSFTRAQKAALQSRELDALLIQKLMELETFFAKEEEEQERSSGC